In Polynucleobacter sp. es-EL-1, the following are encoded in one genomic region:
- a CDS encoding haloacid dehalogenase type II, which produces MYKLIAFDAYGTLFDVYSISQLAEEFFPGNGQALALMWRDRQIEYTRLVTMSDPNPSGSKHYLPFWDITILSLRYVCQRMALVLTPEYEKHLMDQYAKLTPFEDSLNVLKTIKEQGKFTAILSNGSKEMLATVVQSGGLTPYLDQLLTVEEVRLFKTAPQVYELLLKAFPVQKKEILFISSNAWDALAAKWFGVDVFWVNRLGHPFEEIGERPNYEGSSLSEIVSIL; this is translated from the coding sequence ATGTATAAGCTTATTGCTTTTGATGCCTACGGCACCTTGTTCGATGTGTACTCAATTAGTCAGTTAGCCGAAGAGTTTTTTCCTGGAAATGGTCAGGCATTGGCCTTGATGTGGCGCGATCGTCAAATTGAATACACCCGACTAGTGACGATGAGTGATCCTAATCCAAGTGGTAGCAAGCATTACTTGCCCTTCTGGGACATCACTATTTTGTCTTTGCGTTATGTTTGCCAACGAATGGCTTTAGTTCTTACTCCAGAGTATGAGAAGCACCTCATGGATCAATATGCCAAGCTCACTCCGTTTGAGGATAGCCTTAATGTTTTGAAGACCATTAAGGAGCAAGGTAAATTTACGGCGATTTTGTCTAACGGCAGCAAAGAAATGCTTGCTACCGTTGTTCAGAGTGGTGGACTAACTCCATACCTTGATCAATTGCTCACTGTAGAAGAGGTGCGATTATTCAAAACAGCGCCACAAGTATATGAGCTCTTATTAAAAGCTTTTCCTGTGCAAAAAAAAGAAATTTTGTTTATTTCTAGTAATGCTTGGGATGCTTTGGCGGCTAAATGGTTTGGTGTTGATGTTTTTTGGGTTAATCGATTGGGGCATCCTTTTGAAGAGATTGGGGAACGCCCCAACTATGAAGGAAGCTCATTAAGTGAGATAGTGTCAATTCTTTAA
- a CDS encoding SulP family inorganic anion transporter translates to MTSISAQEIKINILGGLTVALAMVPEAIAFALVAHVSPLTGLYAAFIVALITSAFGGRPGMVSGATGALAVVMVALVVTHGVEYLFATVVLMGVLQVLFAVAKLGKLIRMVPYPVMLGFVNGLAIVIFLAQFSHFKVTDANGVTVWMSGQALYVMLGLIALTMVIIYLFPKITKAVPATLVGILAVSLLVAFTGIETKTVGDLGSIAGGLPTFHIPNVDLSFETLRIIFPYAIILAAIGLIESLLTLNLIDEMTDTRGKPNKECMAQGAANIVTGFFGGMGGCAMIGQSMINVNNGALKRLSGISMSLFLLSFILFGSSLIEAIPLAALIGVMFFVSEKTFEWGSLAALKKIPRSDAIIVVAVTVVTVFTDLAIAVILGIVIAALVFAWQHAKQINVKTYTDDKGWKVYELEGSLFFASIAQFQNLFSPKEDPEHVVIEFKRSKVMDHSAVEAIDTLATRYQAEGKRLHLRHLSSDCLELLEKAKDMVEVNTYEDPHYHIADSKLG, encoded by the coding sequence ATGACCTCAATCTCAGCACAAGAAATCAAAATTAATATTTTGGGAGGCCTTACGGTTGCTCTCGCAATGGTTCCGGAGGCTATTGCTTTTGCTTTGGTTGCACATGTATCCCCCTTAACAGGCTTATACGCAGCATTTATTGTTGCTTTAATTACATCGGCGTTTGGCGGAAGACCGGGAATGGTCTCGGGAGCTACTGGTGCCTTGGCAGTAGTAATGGTCGCTTTAGTGGTCACTCATGGCGTCGAATATCTATTTGCTACTGTAGTCCTGATGGGCGTCCTACAAGTCTTATTTGCCGTTGCTAAGTTAGGTAAGTTAATTCGAATGGTGCCTTATCCAGTCATGTTGGGTTTCGTCAATGGCCTAGCAATTGTGATTTTTTTGGCGCAGTTCAGCCACTTCAAGGTAACTGATGCCAACGGAGTTACTGTTTGGATGAGTGGACAAGCCCTTTATGTCATGCTGGGTTTAATCGCTCTAACGATGGTGATTATTTATTTGTTTCCCAAGATTACTAAAGCCGTTCCAGCTACGCTGGTAGGCATCTTGGCAGTGTCCTTATTGGTTGCCTTTACTGGCATAGAAACAAAGACTGTTGGTGACTTGGGCTCTATTGCTGGTGGATTACCAACATTTCATATTCCTAATGTAGACCTGAGTTTTGAGACTCTACGTATTATTTTCCCGTATGCCATTATCTTGGCTGCCATTGGATTGATTGAGTCTTTACTTACGCTCAATCTCATTGATGAAATGACTGATACCCGTGGTAAGCCAAACAAAGAATGTATGGCACAGGGAGCTGCCAATATTGTGACAGGCTTTTTTGGAGGCATGGGGGGTTGTGCCATGATTGGTCAAAGCATGATCAATGTGAATAATGGCGCCCTTAAAAGGTTGTCGGGCATCTCGATGTCACTTTTTTTACTCAGCTTTATTTTGTTTGGTTCGAGCCTCATTGAGGCGATACCTCTAGCAGCTTTAATTGGGGTGATGTTCTTTGTTTCCGAAAAAACATTTGAATGGGGTAGTCTGGCTGCGCTTAAAAAGATCCCAAGATCTGACGCCATCATTGTTGTTGCTGTAACGGTTGTTACTGTATTTACTGACTTGGCCATTGCGGTCATTTTAGGCATTGTGATTGCCGCCCTAGTCTTTGCTTGGCAACATGCTAAGCAAATTAATGTCAAAACTTACACAGATGACAAAGGTTGGAAGGTTTATGAATTAGAGGGCTCTTTATTCTTTGCTTCTATTGCCCAATTTCAAAACTTGTTTAGCCCTAAAGAAGATCCTGAGCATGTTGTCATTGAATTTAAGCGCTCAAAGGTGATGGATCATTCAGCCGTTGAGGCAATTGACACTCTTGCTACTCGATATCAAGCAGAGGGTAAACGACTCCATTTAAGACACCTCAGCTCCGATTGTCTAGAGTTGCTTGAGAAGGCAAAAGATATGGTGGAGGTCAACACTTACGAAGACCCCCACTATCATATTGCTGATAGTAAGTTGGGTTAA